The Chaetodon auriga isolate fChaAug3 chromosome 3, fChaAug3.hap1, whole genome shotgun sequence genome has a window encoding:
- the scp2b gene encoding sterol carrier protein 2b, with amino-acid sequence MPEIQTPRFQAMNTSASGGLEGFKAHAVFQEINKKLEEEGETFVKKIGGVFAFKVKDGPNGQEATWFVDVKNGKGCVHNDTAKKADCTISMSDTDLLALMTGKMNPQTAFFQGKLKITGNMGLAMKLQSLQLQPGKAKL; translated from the exons ATGCCTGAAATACAGACACCAAG GTTTCAAGCCATGAACACCAGCGCAAGTGGCGGCCTGGAGGGGTTCAAGGCACATGCCGTGTTCCAGGAAATCAACAAGAAACTGGAGGAG GAAGGGGAGACGTTTGTGAAGAAGATCGGCGGAGTGTTTGCCTTCAAAGTGAAGGACGGCCCAAACGGACAGGAGGCCACGTGGTTTGTGGATGTGAAGAACGGTAAAGGCTGTGTTCACAATGACACAG CTAAGAAAGCAGATTGCACCATTTCCATGTCGGACACAGACTTGTTGGCCTTGATGACGGGGAAGATGAACCCACAGACT GCCTTTTTCCAGGGCAAGCTGAAGATCACGGGGAACATGGGGCTGGCCATGAAGCTTCAgagcctgcagctgcagccggGCAAAGCCAAGCTGTAG